In the genome of Vicia villosa cultivar HV-30 ecotype Madison, WI linkage group LG7, Vvil1.0, whole genome shotgun sequence, one region contains:
- the LOC131617953 gene encoding WAT1-related protein At4g30420-like, with product MASFNMEYYLPIMVMVLIQFIYSGMTLGTRIALLEGMSPRVFVVYRHAFATIFLAPIAYISSRRNSISCSLNLKSFSWIFLNSLIGITLYQNLYFEGLYLSSSSIASAMINLIPGVTFIIAAFVGMEKVNIRSLRTIAKIVGTIVCISGALFIVLLKGPKLLNLENLPSKSIMAGSDENWLLGCIFLLGSSVAWSVWLILQIPVYKSHPNYLSLSSWMCLISTLQSAVVTVFLEPDLNAWKINSLLQFGSTLYAGIMGSAVMFCLQAWCITQRGPLFSAMFSPLVTVIVTVLAALLLHEEIYIGSLIGAIGVIIGLYIVLWGKAGDIVDVKEKIDPKLMANENEEVTHLINDSCGKENYKIGLEEPLLHDESTSRF from the exons ATGGCAAGTTTCAACATGGAATACTATCTTCCAATAATGGTTATGGTGCTCATACAGTTTATATATTCAGGTATGACTCTTGGGACAAGAATTGCCCTTTTGGAGGGTATGAGTCCAAGGGTATTTGTGGTATATCGTCATGCTTTTGCAACTATTTTTCTTGCTCCCATTGCTTATATATCTTCAAG GAGAAACTCGATCTCTTGTTCCTTGAATTTAAAGAGTTTTTCATGGATATTCCTGAATTCATTGATTGG CATTACATTGTATCAAAATCTATATTTTGAGGGTCTCTAtctatcttcttcttcaattGCAAGTGCCATGATCAATCTTATTCCTGGAGTTACATTTATAATAGCAGCTTTTGTAGG AATGGAGAAAGTAAATATTAGAAGTTTGAGAACTATTGCCAAAATAGTTGGGACAATTGTATGCATTAGTGGAGCTTTGTTTATAGTATTGTTGAAGGGTCCAAAACTACTAAATCTAGAGAACTTGCCTTCAAAATCAATCATGGCTGGAAGTGATGAGAATTGGTTGCTAGGATGTATTTTTCTTTTGGGAAGTAGTGTTGCCTGGTCAGTTTGGCTCATTTTACAG attccCGTTTACAAAAGTCATCCAAATTATTTATCACTCTCATCTTGGATGTGTTTAATTTCAACCTTACAATCAGCAGTAGTGACAGTCTTCTTGGAGCCAGACCTTAATGCATGGAAGATAAATTCTCTACTTCAATTTGGTTCCACTTTATATGCT GGAATAATGGGATCAGCGGTTATGTTTTGTCTTCAAGCATGGTGCATAACACAGAGAGGACCTCTTTTCTCAGCAATGTTTAGTCCTCTTGTGACAGTGATTGTGACTGTATTGGCTGCTTTGCTACTTCATGAGGAAATATATATTGGAAG CTTGATAGGTGCAATTGGAGTAATTATTGGTTTGTATATTGTGCTTTGGGGTAAAGCTGGAGATATAGTTGATGTCAAGGAAAAGATAGATCCCAAATTGATGGCTAATGAAAATGAGGAAGTGACACATTTGATTAATGATTCTTGTGGAAAAGAAAACTATAAAATTGGTTTGGAAGAACCTCTTTTACATGATGAATCTACTTCACGCTTTTGA